The following coding sequences lie in one Miscanthus floridulus cultivar M001 chromosome 9, ASM1932011v1, whole genome shotgun sequence genomic window:
- the LOC136482058 gene encoding protein LOWER TEMPERATURE 1-like, which translates to MATEEGSGGGGGGAGAGEKKSSQAPAKPGAGGAGKFLAGLPSRGNFSSGSGSVSSNLGGFRVYVCEHSTDPPEGQVIKTDSTNILIRHLQLNKQKSEGKDADSRTPGENNRGKRSAARSLDVNNSAKRANLGTSSGSSASEEISGFSQHTLQSFTVERLRALLRQSGRSTKGKKDELIARLRESQG; encoded by the exons ATGGCGACCGAAGAGGgttccggtggcggcggcggcggcgccggagcCGGGGAGAAGAAGAGCTCGCAGGCGCCTGCAAAGCCTGGAGCGGGCGGCGCCGGAAAGTTCCTCGCGGGGTTGCCGTCGCGCGGCAACTtctcctccggctccggctccgtctCCTCCAACCTG GGAGGGTTCAGGGTTTACGTCTGCGAGCACAGCACGGATCCCCCAG AAGGACAAGTTATAAAGACCGATTCAACGAATATTTTAATCAGGCATCTCCAGTTGAACAAGCAGAAGAGTGAGGGCAAAGATGCGGATTCCAGGACTCCAGGGGAAAACAACAGAGGGAAAAG ATCTGCTGCCAGAAGTTTGGATGTCAACAATTCAGCAAAGAGGGCTAACTTGGGTACTTCCTCTGGATCATCAGCCAGTG AAGAAATTTCTGGCTTTTCACAGCACACACTGCAATCATTTACAGTGGAGAGGTTACGTGCACTTCTACGACAAAGTGGTCGATCGACCAAAGGGAAAAAG GATGAACTGATTGCTCGCCTACGGGAGTCACAGGGTTGA